GGGCCAGCGGATCGGTCCCGGTGCGGGCTTCGGCGGCGCGGCTCTCAGCGGATTGGCGGCCCGCGTACACACTGTCGGCGAACATGCCAGCCAACCCGTGCGCCTGAACATCGTCCAGTGCAGCCCGGTGGAGGGCGTGTCCCACGCCAGTGCCCCTGGCCACCGCATCTATGCCCAGAAATGAATTGAAGCCGGCCCTCGGCAGCAAGTGATAGAGCGTGCCGCCCAGCACCGTCCCTGCCCGCTCAGCCACCAGAATCCGGTTGCGCCGTCCTGAATCAGCCCCGGCCACCAGGTCTGGGAACATCTGCGGCGGAATCAGGGTATCGGGGGCATAGTAGCTGCGGCGCTGAACCTCACCGAAAGCGGCCAGGGCGGGGTCGTGTGGGTCGGTGATACGGCGAACGGTGACGGAC
The sequence above is a segment of the Deinococcus radiophilus genome. Coding sequences within it:
- a CDS encoding GNAT family N-acetyltransferase — protein: MPAVPPSVTVRRITDPHDPALAAFGEVQRRSYYAPDTLIPPQMFPDLVAGADSGRRNRILVAERAGTVLGGTLYHLLPRAGFNSFLGIDAVARGTGVGHALHRAALDDVQAHGLAGMFADSVYAGRQSAESRAAEARTGTDPLARRAALDRLGFRTVDLGYWQPVGGPDGGPVRDLDLLYAPLHPALQVELKLVSDTLEAYWQPWLGGLHTGTELRGLRERAAGASLKLLPATETAQYWQSRES